One window from the genome of Dyadobacter sp. CECT 9275 encodes:
- the rplL gene encoding 50S ribosomal protein L7/L12, with the protein MADLKAFAEQLVNLTVKEVNELATILKDEYGIEPAAAGAVVVAGPAGGAGADAPVVEEKTSFDVILKSAGASKLAVVKLVKDLTGLGLKEAKELVDGAPKPVKEGVAKDEAEALKKQLEEAGAEVEVK; encoded by the coding sequence ATGGCAGATTTGAAAGCATTCGCGGAACAACTTGTTAACCTGACGGTTAAAGAAGTTAACGAATTGGCTACAATTCTTAAAGACGAATATGGCATCGAGCCTGCAGCTGCTGGTGCAGTTGTTGTAGCTGGTCCTGCTGGTGGTGCTGGTGCTGATGCTCCGGTAGTAGAGGAAAAAACGTCTTTTGATGTAATTTTGAAATCAGCAGGTGCTAGCAAGCTGGCTGTTGTGAAATTGGTTAAAGACCTTACAGGTCTTGGACTGAAAGAAGCGAAAGAACTAGTTGACGGCGCTCCAAAACCAGTTAAAGAAGGTGTTGCAAAAGACGAAGCAGAAGCTTTGAAAAAACAACTTGAAGAAGCTGGTGCTGAGGTTGAGGTAAAATAA
- the rplJ gene encoding 50S ribosomal protein L10, whose protein sequence is MTREEKAVIIDELSQKFSSTPYFYITSANGMSVGEVNTLRGLCFERGIEYRVVKNTLIKKALETLDTDYSAFDEILKGFSGVMFHPESGKVPAQLIKEFKKKGGSDKLKFKAASVDSSVFVGESQLDVLISLKSKQEMVGEIIGLLQSPAKNVIGALSSGGHKLAGILKTLSEKED, encoded by the coding sequence ATGACACGGGAAGAGAAAGCAGTAATTATAGACGAACTGAGTCAGAAATTCTCCAGCACACCATACTTTTACATCACCAGTGCAAATGGCATGTCCGTTGGCGAGGTGAATACCCTGAGAGGCCTTTGCTTTGAACGCGGTATTGAGTATCGGGTTGTTAAGAATACACTGATTAAGAAAGCACTTGAAACATTAGATACGGATTATTCAGCTTTTGATGAAATACTCAAAGGATTTTCCGGAGTAATGTTCCACCCGGAGTCAGGTAAAGTTCCTGCACAGCTGATCAAGGAGTTCAAGAAAAAAGGAGGTAGCGACAAGCTGAAATTTAAAGCGGCTTCGGTTGACTCTTCTGTTTTTGTAGGCGAAAGCCAGCTTGACGTTCTGATTTCTCTGAAATCCAAACAAGAAATGGTTGGAGAAATCATCGGACTGTTGCAATCACCTGCCAAAAATGTTATCGGCGCGCTTTCAAGCGGCGGTCACAAGTTGGCTGGTATTCTCAAAACTTTATCTGAGAAAGAAGACTAA
- the rplA gene encoding 50S ribosomal protein L1: MGKLTKKQKEALSKFDAEQAYSLEQAADVLKTISYTKFDSSVDIDVRLGVDPRKADQMVRGVVTLPHGTGKEVRVLVLCTPDKEAEAKAAGADYVGLDEYIQKIEQGWTDIDVIITMPSVMAKVGKLGKVLGPRGLMPNPKSGTVTPDVAKAVKEVKAGKIDFKVDKTGIIHTSVGKVSFGSEQLAQNATEVINTLVRLKPSSAKGTYVKSIHLSSTMSPGVTIDKNTIPGL; the protein is encoded by the coding sequence ATGGGAAAACTGACCAAAAAGCAAAAAGAAGCTCTTTCGAAATTCGATGCAGAACAAGCTTATTCTCTGGAACAGGCAGCGGACGTCCTAAAGACAATTTCCTATACTAAGTTTGATTCTTCCGTGGATATTGATGTCCGTTTGGGCGTTGATCCTCGTAAAGCAGATCAGATGGTACGTGGCGTGGTAACATTGCCTCATGGTACAGGAAAGGAAGTACGTGTATTGGTTCTGTGTACTCCTGACAAGGAAGCAGAAGCGAAAGCAGCAGGAGCAGATTATGTTGGTCTTGATGAGTATATCCAAAAGATAGAACAAGGCTGGACAGATATTGACGTGATCATCACTATGCCATCGGTAATGGCAAAAGTGGGTAAGTTAGGTAAGGTACTGGGTCCTCGCGGATTGATGCCAAACCCTAAATCAGGTACGGTAACACCAGATGTTGCTAAGGCTGTGAAAGAAGTGAAAGCGGGTAAAATCGACTTCAAAGTTGACAAAACCGGTATCATTCATACGAGTGTAGGAAAAGTTTCCTTCGGAAGCGAACAACTTGCACAGAACGCAACAGAGGTTATCAATACCTTGGTTCGCCTGAAGCCATCATCGGCCAAGGGTACCTACGTAAAGAGCATTCACTTGTCAAGCACGATGAGCCCGGGTGTTACAATTGACAAAAACACGATTCCAGGATTATAA
- the rplK gene encoding 50S ribosomal protein L11, giving the protein MAKEIGGYVKLQVKGGQANPSPPIGPALGSKGLNIMEFCKQFNGRTQDKMGVVLPVVITYYKDKSFDFVIKTPPAAILLLEASKVKTGSAQPNRIKVGSVSWDQVRTIAETKMPDLNCFTIDSAMKMIAGTARSMGITVAGKAPWEENN; this is encoded by the coding sequence ATGGCAAAAGAAATAGGCGGATACGTCAAGCTTCAGGTGAAAGGGGGCCAAGCCAATCCTTCACCTCCAATTGGACCTGCATTGGGTTCCAAGGGTTTGAATATCATGGAGTTTTGCAAGCAATTCAATGGCCGTACCCAGGATAAAATGGGTGTGGTGTTGCCGGTAGTTATTACATATTACAAGGATAAGTCTTTTGACTTCGTCATCAAGACCCCCCCGGCCGCAATTTTGCTTCTAGAGGCATCAAAAGTAAAAACAGGTTCTGCTCAGCCTAACCGTATCAAAGTTGGTTCCGTATCATGGGATCAGGTTCGTACGATCGCTGAAACAAAAATGCCGGATCTGAACTGCTTTACAATTGATTCAGCTATGAAAATGATAGCGGGAACGGCTCGTAGTATGGGTATTACTGTAGCAGGCAAAGCCCCGTGGGAAGAAAACAACTGA
- the nusG gene encoding transcription termination/antitermination protein NusG, whose product MSGLNWFVLRAVSGQEKKIKSYIENEITRQKLNEFVPQILIPSEKIYEMRNGKKRVREKNFFPGYIIISADLSKGEVLHIITSIPGVIGFLGNAEGNSKVPVPLRQSEINRILGKFDEADQQEEAPSLSFIKGETVKVVDGPFSGFIGLVEEVFDEKKKLNVVVKIFGRNTPVELSYAQVEKDS is encoded by the coding sequence ATGAGTGGTCTAAATTGGTTTGTATTAAGAGCGGTGTCTGGACAAGAGAAGAAAATCAAGTCTTACATTGAAAATGAAATAACCCGGCAAAAGCTCAATGAATTCGTTCCGCAGATTCTGATCCCCTCGGAGAAGATTTATGAAATGCGCAACGGAAAGAAGAGAGTGAGGGAAAAAAATTTCTTCCCAGGGTATATCATTATCTCGGCTGATTTGTCCAAAGGAGAGGTGCTGCATATTATTACAAGTATTCCGGGTGTAATTGGCTTTTTGGGCAATGCGGAAGGAAATTCCAAAGTTCCGGTGCCGCTCCGTCAATCGGAGATTAACAGGATACTGGGTAAGTTCGACGAGGCTGACCAGCAGGAAGAAGCGCCAAGCCTGTCATTCATCAAGGGAGAGACCGTGAAGGTGGTAGATGGTCCGTTCAGCGGATTTATCGGCTTGGTGGAAGAGGTATTTGATGAGAAGAAAAAACTCAATGTAGTTGTAAAAATATTCGGGCGTAATACACCCGTGGAACTCAGTTACGCACAAGTAGAAAAAGATAGTTGA
- the secE gene encoding preprotein translocase subunit SecE, with protein MEKFTSFLKASWEEITQHVTWPPFNELQANTTLVLVGSLIFALVVGVMDLVFENALKVFYESF; from the coding sequence ATGGAAAAATTTACTTCTTTTCTGAAAGCGTCTTGGGAAGAAATTACCCAGCATGTCACATGGCCGCCGTTCAATGAACTTCAGGCCAATACAACACTGGTGCTTGTTGGCTCTCTCATTTTTGCCTTAGTGGTAGGAGTGATGGATCTTGTTTTTGAGAACGCGCTCAAAGTGTTTTACGAGTCTTTCTAA
- the tuf gene encoding elongation factor Tu, translated as MAKETFDRSKPHVNIGTIGHVDHGKTTLTAAITTVLAKKGLAQLRDFSSIDNAPEEKERGITINTSHVEYATANRHYAHVDCPGHADYVKNMVTGAAQMDGAIIVVAATDGPMPQTREHILLARQVGVPQLVVFMNKVDMVDDPELLELVEMEIRELLSFYEYDGDNIPVIQGSALGGLNGDEKWVKTIEDLMDAVDSYIPIPPRMTDLPFLMPVEDVFSITGRGTVATGRIERGVINSGEPVDILGMGAEGLKSTVTGVEMFRKILDRGEAGDNVGLLLRGINKEDIRRGMVICKPGSVKPHAAFKGEVYVLSKEEGGRHTPFFNKYRPQFYFRTTDVTGEISLPAGVEMVMPGDNITIEVKLINKIAMEKGLRFAIREGGRTVGAGQVTEILD; from the coding sequence ATGGCAAAAGAGACGTTTGACCGCTCGAAACCCCACGTAAATATTGGTACTATCGGGCACGTTGACCACGGTAAAACTACCCTTACTGCCGCTATCACAACTGTGTTGGCGAAAAAGGGTCTGGCACAACTTCGTGATTTCTCATCAATTGATAATGCTCCTGAAGAGAAAGAGCGTGGTATTACAATTAACACATCTCACGTAGAATACGCAACAGCAAACCGTCACTATGCACACGTTGACTGTCCAGGTCACGCGGATTACGTGAAGAACATGGTTACTGGTGCTGCTCAGATGGACGGTGCGATCATCGTAGTTGCTGCTACTGACGGACCTATGCCACAAACTCGTGAGCACATCCTTCTTGCTCGTCAGGTAGGTGTTCCTCAGCTTGTTGTATTCATGAACAAAGTGGATATGGTTGATGATCCTGAACTTCTTGAGCTTGTTGAGATGGAAATTCGTGAGCTTTTGAGCTTCTACGAATATGATGGAGACAACATTCCAGTAATCCAGGGTTCTGCTTTGGGTGGTCTTAATGGCGACGAGAAATGGGTTAAAACGATCGAGGATCTGATGGATGCTGTTGATAGCTACATTCCAATTCCTCCACGTATGACTGATCTTCCATTCCTTATGCCTGTTGAAGACGTATTCTCGATCACTGGTCGTGGTACTGTTGCAACTGGTCGTATCGAGCGTGGTGTGATCAACTCTGGTGAGCCTGTAGATATCTTGGGTATGGGTGCAGAAGGTCTTAAATCAACCGTAACTGGTGTTGAGATGTTCCGTAAAATCCTTGACCGCGGAGAAGCTGGTGATAACGTTGGTTTGTTGCTACGTGGTATTAACAAAGAAGACATCCGTCGTGGAATGGTAATCTGTAAGCCAGGTTCTGTGAAGCCACACGCTGCTTTCAAAGGCGAGGTTTACGTCCTTTCGAAAGAAGAAGGTGGTCGTCACACACCATTCTTTAACAAATACCGTCCTCAGTTCTACTTCCGTACCACGGACGTAACTGGCGAGATCTCACTTCCAGCTGGTGTTGAAATGGTTATGCCAGGTGATAACATCACAATCGAAGTGAAGCTGATCAACAAAATCGCTATGGAAAAGGGTCTTCGTTTCGCGATTCGTGAAGGTGGACGTACCGTAGGTGCTGGTCAGGTTACTGAAATTCTTGACTAA
- a CDS encoding outer membrane beta-barrel protein encodes MKINLQFTLTIFLSLSLLTARARDRYPKTDKDSIIVTFGDKTRLIIYGENKKELDKILKYDLNALLRDLKMKLDSTKTDTTILREEVNGKDYLRDREGTDKEYVRIGLKGIHVKDGETEVRVDAHGVEVKEDGAEVTTNSNYKRIGKHIGRGSWGSSPRKGFNMALGLNTYGSNKATAGFNKADYDLKPFGSRFVSLGYVATTPIARGKTTRLHLDFGGDFSWYNLMYEGNNTVVKNASAVTFQTVKDSDGNELNLKKTKLVAPYLNLSLMPTLSFSRSFISYLSAGVYGGYRLGGYTKVKQEGSKDVEKDHKDFYMNDFRYGLAAEIGIRHFPDLFINYDSNELFRDNKGPSVRMLSFGIRLF; translated from the coding sequence ATGAAAATCAATCTGCAATTCACCCTGACAATTTTTTTGTCGTTGTCATTACTCACAGCCAGGGCCAGGGATAGATATCCCAAAACCGACAAGGATTCCATTATCGTTACTTTCGGGGATAAAACCCGGCTGATCATTTACGGTGAGAATAAAAAGGAGCTGGATAAAATACTCAAGTATGATCTGAATGCATTGCTCAGAGATCTGAAGATGAAATTGGATAGCACTAAGACGGATACCACCATTTTGAGAGAGGAAGTGAACGGTAAGGATTATCTCAGGGACAGGGAAGGTACCGATAAGGAATATGTCCGCATTGGTTTGAAAGGAATCCATGTAAAAGATGGTGAAACGGAGGTAAGAGTGGATGCCCATGGCGTGGAAGTGAAAGAGGACGGAGCAGAGGTCACAACCAACTCAAATTATAAGAGAATAGGGAAACATATCGGCAGGGGTTCATGGGGATCGAGCCCGAGGAAAGGTTTTAATATGGCCCTGGGGCTCAATACCTATGGAAGCAACAAGGCAACAGCAGGTTTTAATAAAGCGGATTATGATCTGAAGCCCTTTGGGTCACGTTTTGTGAGCCTCGGTTACGTTGCCACTACTCCAATAGCGCGGGGCAAAACAACAAGGCTGCATCTTGATTTCGGGGGAGATTTCTCCTGGTATAACCTGATGTATGAAGGGAATAATACGGTGGTGAAAAATGCGTCCGCCGTCACATTCCAGACCGTGAAGGATAGTGATGGAAATGAATTGAACCTCAAGAAAACGAAATTGGTGGCTCCTTATTTAAATCTCTCGCTGATGCCGACCCTTAGCTTTTCCCGTTCCTTTATATCCTATCTCAGTGCGGGAGTGTATGGAGGCTACAGACTCGGAGGATACACTAAAGTTAAACAGGAAGGAAGCAAAGACGTGGAGAAGGACCATAAGGATTTTTACATGAACGATTTCAGATATGGATTAGCAGCGGAAATCGGGATTCGTCACTTCCCCGATCTGTTTATTAATTACGATTCCAACGAATTATTCCGGGATAACAAGGGTCCGTCGGTAAGAATGCTCAGTTTTGGAATAAGATTATTTTAA
- a CDS encoding RNA polymerase sigma factor, translating into MGRILSLFSQEAQLVKALRKEDAKAQRLLYDKFSPRMLGLCFRYIGDTMAAEDVMIEGFVKVFEKINQFSGEGSFEGWVRRIMVNEALGYLRKQKAVPEEPIREESENMPDYSTADENLRAEELLKLVEALPVGYRTVFNLYAIEGYAHLEIAEMLGITESTSKSQLHRARALLQKMLGEWENDFKKKVDHEKASC; encoded by the coding sequence ATGGGTCGAATTTTATCATTGTTTAGCCAGGAAGCTCAGCTTGTTAAAGCCCTCAGGAAAGAGGATGCAAAGGCGCAACGCCTGCTTTACGACAAGTTTTCCCCGCGGATGCTGGGATTGTGTTTCCGATATATTGGTGATACCATGGCCGCAGAGGATGTCATGATTGAGGGATTTGTAAAAGTTTTTGAGAAAATTAATCAGTTCAGCGGAGAAGGAAGTTTCGAGGGGTGGGTCAGAAGAATAATGGTAAACGAGGCATTGGGGTACTTACGTAAACAGAAAGCAGTGCCCGAAGAACCAATCCGGGAGGAATCTGAAAACATGCCTGATTACAGTACTGCAGACGAAAACCTTCGTGCAGAAGAGTTGCTCAAGCTTGTTGAAGCACTTCCGGTGGGATACCGTACCGTTTTTAATTTGTATGCGATAGAAGGATATGCCCATCTGGAAATTGCCGAAATGCTTGGAATAACCGAAAGTACTTCAAAATCCCAGCTGCACAGAGCGCGTGCTTTGTTACAAAAGATGCTGGGCGAATGGGAAAATGACTTTAAAAAAAAAGTAGATCATGAAAAAGCATCTTGTTGA
- the murI gene encoding glutamate racemase — MIDSSAPIGIFDSGIGGMTVANAVTRLLPQENTIYFGDTAHLPYGDKSTAAIQAYSIKICNMLIQQNCKLILIACNSASAAAFELVREYVGSKAKVLNVIDPVVDYSKEHYEGKTIGLIGTKQTVLSNVYKKKIDSLDKNIHVKSLATPLLAPMIEEGFFDNNISESIITSYLSDASLSGIEALILGCTHYPLIKKQIAGYYGDSVEILDTSEIVAHSLKAWLEQHYLVNEKGEGKRQFYVSDYTLSFEQSTSIFFGKHIQLEHYPLWE, encoded by the coding sequence ATGATTGATTCTTCTGCACCCATTGGAATTTTTGACAGCGGAATAGGAGGCATGACGGTTGCAAATGCTGTGACCAGGCTTCTGCCGCAAGAAAATACGATCTATTTCGGCGATACGGCTCATCTTCCCTATGGAGATAAATCAACTGCCGCCATTCAGGCCTATTCCATCAAAATTTGCAACATGCTCATCCAGCAGAACTGCAAACTGATCCTGATCGCCTGTAATTCGGCTTCTGCCGCTGCTTTTGAGCTGGTGCGAGAGTATGTAGGAAGCAAAGCCAAGGTACTGAACGTGATTGACCCCGTGGTGGATTACAGCAAGGAACATTATGAGGGGAAGACCATCGGGTTAATAGGCACGAAACAAACTGTGCTTTCCAATGTTTACAAGAAGAAAATAGACAGCCTGGACAAAAATATACATGTCAAATCACTTGCAACACCCTTGCTTGCGCCAATGATCGAAGAAGGCTTTTTTGACAATAACATCAGCGAAAGTATTATTACCAGCTATCTTTCCGACGCCTCCCTTTCTGGCATCGAAGCCCTCATCCTTGGCTGTACACATTATCCCCTCATTAAAAAGCAAATTGCGGGCTACTACGGCGATTCGGTTGAAATTCTTGACACCTCGGAAATCGTAGCACATTCTCTTAAAGCCTGGCTTGAACAACATTATCTCGTCAACGAAAAAGGGGAGGGGAAGCGCCAGTTTTATGTATCGGATTACACCCTGTCATTTGAACAGTCGACCAGCATCTTTTTTGGTAAACATATCCAGCTGGAACATTATCCACTCTGGGAATAA
- a CDS encoding glycosyl hydrolase, translated as MMRKLVLLIIFTCSSVYAQTVSTAKPWTYWWWMGSAVSERDITLQLQGFQKAGLGGVHIIPIYGVKGYEKEFLPFLSVEWLKMMGHTVREGKRLGIGVDMTTGTGWPFGGPNVTADMAAKTMSVKNGDIAVQPTGQKVKRAAPGGEGLVFDPFHKRAMAQYLIRFDSSFLQIKDRPRAMYMDSYEAYGANWTADFQEEFKKRRGYDFIARLNLFTDTTDRKESQLVKIDYHETLAELLRERYAHVWTDWSRQHGFKTRYQAHGSPGNLLDLYDEADIPETESFGSSRFPIPGLSIDPDYSVKQFGTPNPLGMKFASSAAHFSGKYLVSSETGTWLGNHFKVSLSQVKPQIDELFTAGINHIFYHGTTYSPASEVYPGWLFYASTHFGATSHFAEYFPLLNRYVENCQNILQNTRPDNDVLVYFPIHDLWATRTQFAGGIHSLGVHHVDEWLLGLPFGKLSEKLWRSGFSFDYVSESQLKRLSVDKSGNLDSGGSIYKTIIIPESVFMSEQTLKELTRLAKRGARVIFEERSPATVTGYVNHRAREEKFKAGINELKRIETVSVSADWKASLIANGAVEEELSERGLTFIRKRLDHKVMYFIANVGNTFTEGWLTISKGQNFEHYDPLTGKESALTHRKHRGKTEVYLSLLPGQSCFLKQVSENRADDSAVVSLKNAMELSGIWAVRFLNGRPALPADASTGTLKSWTEFSDAALYFSGKGLYTLKFNLSHEFVGKQGLSLDLGEVREIASVKINGVPLGVAWSIPFRLAIAPEVLKAGDNLLEIEVSNLSANYMRLRDTQAPEWKKFYDINMADITYGKFSAAKWEPMPSGLLGPVRLLYP; from the coding sequence ATGATGCGAAAATTAGTCTTACTGATAATATTTACCTGTAGTTCGGTTTATGCCCAAACTGTTTCCACCGCCAAACCCTGGACTTACTGGTGGTGGATGGGCAGTGCAGTTTCAGAAAGAGATATTACTCTTCAGTTGCAGGGATTTCAAAAGGCGGGATTAGGTGGCGTTCATATTATCCCCATTTATGGTGTAAAAGGATATGAGAAGGAATTTCTGCCATTTCTCTCTGTCGAATGGTTGAAAATGATGGGACATACCGTGCGCGAGGGCAAACGGCTGGGTATCGGTGTGGATATGACCACGGGAACGGGCTGGCCATTTGGAGGGCCGAATGTAACAGCTGATATGGCAGCGAAAACCATGTCGGTAAAAAATGGAGATATAGCTGTACAGCCAACAGGGCAGAAAGTAAAACGTGCTGCCCCGGGAGGAGAAGGACTTGTTTTTGATCCCTTTCACAAGCGTGCCATGGCACAGTATCTTATCCGTTTTGATTCATCCTTTTTGCAAATAAAGGATCGCCCGCGGGCCATGTATATGGATTCCTATGAGGCATATGGTGCCAATTGGACGGCCGATTTTCAGGAAGAGTTCAAAAAACGGAGGGGGTATGATTTTATCGCCAGGCTGAATCTTTTTACAGATACTACGGATAGGAAAGAATCTCAGCTCGTCAAAATAGATTATCACGAGACTCTCGCTGAGCTGCTGCGGGAGCGATACGCCCATGTTTGGACCGATTGGAGCAGGCAGCATGGTTTCAAAACCAGGTATCAGGCCCATGGCTCTCCAGGTAATCTGCTGGATCTGTACGATGAGGCGGATATTCCCGAAACAGAGTCGTTCGGATCAAGTCGTTTTCCCATTCCCGGTTTAAGTATTGATCCGGATTATTCTGTAAAGCAGTTTGGTACGCCCAACCCGCTGGGAATGAAATTTGCTTCTTCGGCGGCGCATTTTTCCGGAAAATATCTGGTTAGCTCCGAAACAGGAACCTGGTTAGGCAATCATTTTAAAGTATCGCTTTCACAGGTGAAGCCGCAGATTGATGAGCTTTTCACGGCAGGGATAAATCATATTTTTTATCACGGAACTACCTATTCCCCTGCCAGTGAAGTATATCCCGGCTGGTTGTTCTATGCTTCTACCCACTTTGGTGCTACGTCTCATTTTGCAGAATACTTCCCTCTGCTCAACAGGTATGTTGAAAACTGTCAGAACATTTTACAAAATACCAGGCCGGATAACGACGTGCTCGTCTATTTTCCTATCCATGATTTGTGGGCAACGCGTACGCAGTTTGCGGGTGGTATACATTCCCTGGGCGTACATCATGTGGATGAGTGGCTGCTTGGGCTGCCCTTTGGAAAACTCAGTGAAAAATTATGGAGGAGTGGGTTTTCTTTTGATTACGTTTCGGAAAGTCAATTGAAAAGGTTGTCCGTGGATAAAAGCGGCAACCTGGATTCTGGGGGAAGTATCTACAAAACGATTATCATTCCCGAGAGCGTTTTCATGTCCGAGCAAACATTAAAGGAGCTGACCAGGCTGGCCAAACGGGGAGCACGGGTAATATTTGAGGAGCGTAGCCCAGCCACGGTAACCGGATATGTAAATCATAGGGCCCGTGAGGAAAAGTTTAAGGCTGGGATAAACGAACTCAAGCGCATCGAAACGGTTTCGGTTTCAGCAGATTGGAAAGCATCGCTGATCGCTAACGGTGCAGTTGAAGAGGAACTGAGTGAAAGAGGCTTAACTTTTATTCGCAAAAGGCTGGATCATAAAGTAATGTACTTTATTGCCAATGTTGGGAATACCTTTACGGAGGGCTGGCTAACAATAAGCAAAGGACAAAATTTTGAACACTACGATCCATTGACAGGAAAGGAATCCGCTTTAACCCACAGAAAGCACCGAGGTAAAACGGAGGTCTACTTATCGTTGCTTCCAGGTCAGTCATGCTTTTTGAAACAGGTATCCGAAAATAGGGCTGATGACTCGGCTGTAGTTTCTCTAAAAAATGCCATGGAGTTGTCGGGTATCTGGGCTGTCCGTTTTTTAAACGGTCGGCCTGCCCTTCCAGCAGACGCATCCACAGGAACTTTAAAATCGTGGACAGAATTCTCAGACGCTGCTCTTTACTTTTCGGGCAAGGGTTTATACACTTTAAAATTCAATCTGAGCCATGAATTCGTAGGAAAGCAAGGACTGTCTCTGGATTTGGGAGAGGTAAGGGAAATCGCATCGGTTAAGATCAACGGAGTACCACTGGGGGTGGCCTGGAGTATTCCGTTCCGGCTGGCAATTGCGCCGGAGGTTTTAAAAGCCGGAGATAATTTGCTGGAAATTGAGGTCAGTAATTTATCGGCTAATTACATGCGACTTCGGGATACCCAGGCTCCCGAATGGAAAAAGTTTTATGACATTAACATGGCGGACATTACATACGGCAAGTTCAGCGCTGCGAAATGGGAGCCTATGCCTTCGGGGTTACTGGGGCCGGTGAGGCTTCTGTATCCGTAA
- a CDS encoding DUF420 domain-containing protein: MATITIENKQKYRRIINILAIAIPVAVAVLLGVRQKIDLGVWTKVLPHVIGVLNSATAVLLLLGYYFIKNRNYAAHRQAMTGAFVLGAVFLVCYILYHVSNESTPYGGQGWIRPVYYFLLISHILLSIVVVWFVLRAVYFGYTNQLSEHRKAVKWALPIWLYVSVSGVIVYLMISPYYS, from the coding sequence ATGGCAACTATAACAATTGAAAATAAACAAAAATACAGACGTATTATCAACATCCTGGCAATTGCCATTCCAGTGGCAGTAGCTGTATTACTGGGGGTCCGCCAAAAGATAGACTTGGGAGTGTGGACTAAAGTATTACCGCATGTCATTGGTGTGCTTAACTCCGCTACGGCCGTTTTGCTTTTATTGGGATATTATTTTATTAAAAACAGGAACTATGCTGCGCATCGACAGGCAATGACCGGTGCGTTTGTTCTGGGAGCCGTATTCCTGGTTTGCTATATCCTTTATCACGTTTCCAACGAGTCCACTCCCTATGGCGGACAAGGATGGATACGGCCGGTTTATTATTTTCTGTTGATCTCCCATATTTTGTTGTCGATTGTGGTCGTTTGGTTTGTATTACGTGCTGTTTATTTTGGCTATACCAACCAGCTTTCTGAACACCGGAAGGCAGTGAAATGGGCTTTGCCCATCTGGCTGTATGTAAGTGTCAGCGGTGTAATTGTGTATCTGATGATCAGTCCTTATTATTCATGA
- a CDS encoding thioredoxin domain-containing protein: protein MKKYGKAGLLIFTLVIPALIFTFLRYFASNHYDLPYFNPVLDQKGNVVIAGSDTVFKALPEIHFPGRSNSANSKQPLRGNITVINYIPADCGDSCQLVLEQLKRIYALRTHIEGLKLISIAEQPADSLDKSVTREIGWPILTGSAEEVAHVTETDLQMKANLPGKKNIPLFSKLVLIDRKGYTRGYYNGTLPEEIDRLMAELKILNFEEKERLKH, encoded by the coding sequence ATGAAAAAATACGGTAAAGCCGGATTGCTGATCTTCACATTGGTAATTCCGGCTTTGATTTTTACATTTTTACGGTATTTTGCTTCTAACCATTACGATCTGCCTTACTTTAATCCGGTGCTGGATCAGAAAGGAAATGTGGTTATAGCTGGAAGTGATACCGTTTTTAAGGCTTTGCCCGAGATCCATTTTCCGGGACGAAGTAATTCAGCGAATTCCAAGCAGCCTCTTAGGGGCAATATAACTGTTATCAACTATATCCCTGCGGATTGCGGTGATTCCTGCCAACTTGTGTTGGAACAGCTCAAAAGGATTTATGCATTAAGAACACATATCGAAGGTTTGAAACTGATCAGCATTGCAGAGCAGCCCGCGGATAGTCTTGACAAGTCGGTCACCAGGGAGATTGGTTGGCCCATTTTAACAGGATCGGCGGAAGAGGTGGCTCATGTGACTGAGACGGATCTGCAGATGAAAGCAAATTTACCAGGAAAGAAAAACATTCCACTCTTTTCAAAGTTAGTCCTGATAGACAGGAAGGGATATACCAGGGGATATTATAATGGCACATTGCCCGAGGAGATCGACAGACTGATGGCTGAGCTTAAGATTTTAAATTTTGAAGAGAAAGAACGTTTGAAGCATTAA